A single window of Phlebotomus papatasi isolate M1 chromosome 4, Ppap_2.1, whole genome shotgun sequence DNA harbors:
- the LOC129808490 gene encoding putative nuclease HARBI1, with amino-acid sequence MPQSTICVFLLLVLLRKRKAQDARTRTLRRLRELRDKNNAFVLPENTFRRKYRFPRALAKDLMDELSPFDEGIEEDIPFYIMVLSTLYFYANGSFQGVVGNCNTLNTSQSSVSRNLSKITNLIVQHLARKYISFPSTDEGKNIVQRGFLDKFGVPNILGTLDCTHVAISKPWSSDIEHHPRHYRNRKKYYSINVEACCTSDLIFTSVNARYPGAVHDSSIWVMSPVREYLQQNFDLNNPLFLLADCGYPTEPWLLTPYIEPHEDFQSFYNMKHKQARKCIEQAFGVLKGSFKCLSKTRTLYYRPTKAGNIIYGCVILYNFLKLNNFPLNDVEELEDQSVEFAIEEDEDLLQMARNIRNDYAQTLHPRLHQ; translated from the exons ATGCCTCAAAGTACAATTTGTGTATTTCTGCTGTTGGTGCTTTTGCGAAAAAGGAAAGCCCAGGATGCTCG AACGAGAACTCTCCGGAGACTGCGAGAACTTCGAgacaaaaacaatgcatttgtcCTTCCAGAAAACACATTTCGAAGGAAATACAGATTTCCGCGTGCTTTGGCAAAAGATTTGATGGATGAGTTGAGTCCTTTCGACGAAGGAATTGAAGAAGATATTCCTTTCTACATAATGGTTTTATCTACACTGTACTTTTACGCGAATGGTAGTTTCCAGGGAGTAGTTGGCAACTGTAATACTCTTAATACAAGCCAATCTTCTGTCTCtcgaaatttatcaaaaattactAATCTAATTGTGCAGCACTTGGCTCGAAAGTACATTTCATTTCCATCAACAGACGAAGGGAAAAATATAGTTCAGAGAggatttcttgataaatttggcGTTCCAAACATCCTGGGAACGCTTGATTGTACACATGTAGCAATTTCAAAGCCTTGGAGTTCTGATATAGAGCATCATCCTCGTCATTACCGGAAtcgtaaaaaatattatagtatTAACGTGGAAGCTTGTTGCACATCTGACCTGATTTTTACAAGTGTAAATGCTCGATATCCTGGAGCTGTTCATGATAGTTCCATATGGGTGATGTCTCCTGTTCGTGAATATTTAcagcaaaattttgatttaaataatccACTATTCTTACTGGCTGATTGTGGCTATCCAACAGAACCCTGGTTGCTAACGCCATATATAGAGCCTCATGAGGATTTTCAAAGTTTCTATAATATGAAGCATAAACAGGCTAGAAAATGCATTGAACAAGCTTTTGGTGTTTTAAAGGGAAGCTTTAAATGTTTGTCTAAAACGCGAACCCTTTATTATCGTCCGACAAAAGCTGGGAATATAATATATGGCTGTGTGATCCTGTAcaacttcttaaaattaaacaattttccacTGAACGATGTGGAAGAATTGGAAGATCAATCAGTGGAGTTTGCCATTGAAGAAGATGAAGATTTACTACAAATGGCTCGAAACATCCGAAATGACTACGCACAAACACTTCACCCAAGACTTCACCAATAG